The Streptomyces seoulensis genome contains a region encoding:
- a CDS encoding GlxA family transcriptional regulator — MPSSRRRRVAVLVLEGAKPLDVGIPAQVFTTRASMPYEVRVCGATPGLVAGGDGLSYHVAYGLAALEWADVVFVPGYRFPDREDPPEPVVAALVGAHERGARLAAISTGAFALAATGLLDGRRATTHWHYTRALAARYPLVRVDENVLFVDEGSVLTSAGAASGIDLCLHMLRGELGVAASNHAARRLVAAPYRSGGQAQYVPRSVPEPLGERFAATREWALHRLGEPLSLQVLARHAAVSPRTFSRRFAEDTGYTPMQWVTRARVDLARELLERSERSVERIAEDVGLGTGTNLRLHFQRVLGTTPSDYRRTFARGE; from the coding sequence GTGCCTTCCTCCCGCCGTCGCCGTGTCGCCGTTCTCGTCCTGGAGGGCGCGAAGCCGCTCGATGTGGGGATTCCGGCGCAGGTGTTCACGACCCGCGCGAGCATGCCGTACGAGGTGCGGGTGTGCGGGGCCACTCCGGGTCTGGTGGCGGGCGGCGACGGCCTGTCGTACCACGTGGCGTACGGCCTGGCCGCGTTGGAGTGGGCCGACGTGGTGTTCGTGCCCGGCTACCGGTTCCCGGACCGGGAGGACCCGCCGGAGCCGGTGGTGGCGGCGCTGGTCGGCGCGCACGAGCGGGGTGCGCGGCTCGCGGCGATCTCCACGGGGGCGTTCGCGCTGGCGGCCACCGGGCTGCTGGACGGCAGGCGGGCCACCACGCACTGGCACTACACGCGCGCCCTGGCGGCCCGGTACCCGCTGGTCCGGGTGGACGAGAACGTGCTGTTCGTGGACGAGGGCAGTGTGCTGACGTCGGCCGGGGCGGCCTCCGGCATCGACCTGTGCCTGCACATGCTGCGCGGCGAGCTGGGGGTGGCCGCGTCCAACCACGCGGCCCGGCGCCTGGTCGCGGCTCCCTATCGCAGCGGGGGCCAGGCGCAGTACGTGCCGCGCAGTGTGCCCGAGCCGCTGGGCGAGCGGTTCGCGGCGACCCGCGAGTGGGCGCTGCACCGGCTCGGTGAGCCGCTGAGCCTTCAGGTGCTGGCCCGGCACGCGGCGGTGTCGCCGCGTACGTTCTCCCGGCGGTTCGCCGAGGACACCGGGTACACGCCGATGCAGTGGGTGACGCGGGCCCGGGTGGACCTGGCGCGCGAGCTGCTGGAGCGCTCGGAGCGGAGCGTGGAGAGAATCGCCGAGGATGTCGGACTCGGCACCGGCACCAATCTCCGGCTGCACTTCCAGCGCGTCCTCGGCACCACGCCGAGCGACTACCGGCGCACCTTCGCCAGGGGCGAGTAG
- the gap gene encoding type I glyceraldehyde-3-phosphate dehydrogenase: MTRIAINGFGRIGRNVLRALLERDSDLEVVAVNDLTEPAGLARLLAFDSTAGRLGRPVEVDGDTLVVDGRRIKVLAEREPAQLPWAELDVDIVLEATGRFTSAKAARAHLHAGAKRVLVSAPSDGADVTLAYGVNSDTYDPALHTIVSNASCTTNALAPLAAVLDELAGIEHGFMTTVHAYTQEQNLQDGPHRDPRRARAAGVNIVPTTTGAAKAIGQVLPNLDGKLSGDSIRVPVPVGSIVELNTTVARDVTREEVLAAYRTAAEGPLAGVLEYSEDPLVSSDIVGNPASSIFDSALTRVDGRHVKVVAWYDNEWGFSNRVIDTLELLAA; this comes from the coding sequence ATGACGCGCATCGCCATCAACGGATTCGGCCGCATCGGACGCAACGTGCTGCGAGCCCTGCTCGAACGCGACAGCGACCTCGAGGTCGTCGCGGTGAACGACCTCACCGAACCCGCGGGGCTGGCCCGGCTGCTGGCCTTCGACTCGACGGCCGGGCGGCTCGGCCGTCCGGTGGAGGTGGACGGCGACACCCTCGTGGTGGACGGCCGCCGCATCAAGGTCCTCGCCGAGCGCGAGCCCGCGCAACTGCCCTGGGCCGAGCTGGACGTCGACATCGTGCTGGAGGCGACCGGCCGCTTCACCTCGGCCAAGGCCGCGCGCGCCCACCTGCACGCGGGCGCGAAGCGGGTGCTGGTCAGCGCTCCCTCGGACGGCGCCGACGTGACGCTGGCGTACGGGGTCAACAGCGACACCTACGACCCGGCCCTGCACACGATCGTGTCGAACGCCTCCTGCACGACCAACGCGCTGGCCCCGCTGGCCGCCGTGCTGGACGAACTCGCGGGCATCGAGCACGGGTTCATGACGACCGTGCACGCCTACACCCAGGAGCAGAACCTCCAGGACGGCCCGCACCGCGACCCCCGCCGGGCCCGCGCGGCCGGCGTGAACATCGTGCCGACGACCACGGGCGCGGCCAAGGCGATCGGCCAGGTCCTGCCGAACCTCGACGGCAAGCTGTCCGGCGACTCGATCCGGGTGCCGGTGCCGGTCGGCTCGATCGTCGAGCTGAACACCACGGTCGCCCGCGACGTCACCCGCGAGGAGGTGCTCGCCGCGTACCGCACGGCCGCCGAGGGCCCCCTCGCCGGAGTCCTGGAGTACTCCGAGGACCCCCTGGTCTCCTCGGACATCGTCGGCAACCCGGCCTCCTCGATCTTCGACTCCGCCCTCACCCGCGTCGACGGCCGCCACGTCAAGGTGGTCGCCTGGTACGACAACGAGTGGGGCTTCTCCAACCGCGTGATCGACACGCTGGAGCTGCTCGCCGCCTGA
- a CDS encoding phytoene desaturase family protein, translating to MTSAVVVGGGPNGLAAAALLAKAGLDVTLLEAADEVGGGTRSYEALLPGLLHDHCSAIHPMAVTSPALRELELERHGLRWRLPDIDCVHPLDDGTAGVLMRSVTETARLLGVDGDRYRALVEPSVRHWDALAADTMGPLLRIPSHPLLLARFGLPTTLPATAMARLFRNPQTRGLWAGIAAHAFRPLGRPLTSAIGLGILVAGHAAGWAVAEGGSQSIAGALEKALREYGGTVRTGVRITDHRQIPAADVTLLDLDPGQVAAIYGDRLPARTRSAYRRFRRGPGAFKIDLAVEGGIPWTHDRARHSGTVHLGGTIDEIARGERDVTAGRMPERPFVLVGQQYLADPGRSVGDVHPVWAYAHVPNGYTGDATEAILRQIERFAPGARERIVGLGATAPADFAAANANFAGGDILTGAKTVRQLVLGPRPALDPYTTGLPGVFLCSAATPPGPGAHGMCGAGAAASALRHLGAA from the coding sequence ATGACCTCGGCCGTCGTGGTCGGCGGCGGGCCCAACGGGCTCGCCGCCGCGGCCCTCCTCGCCAAGGCGGGCCTCGACGTCACGCTCCTGGAGGCCGCCGACGAGGTCGGCGGGGGCACCCGCAGCTACGAGGCGCTGCTGCCCGGCCTGCTGCACGACCACTGCTCCGCCATCCACCCCATGGCCGTCACCTCACCGGCCCTGCGCGAACTGGAGCTGGAGAGGCACGGCCTGCGCTGGCGCCTGCCCGACATCGACTGCGTACACCCCCTCGACGACGGCACGGCCGGCGTGCTGATGCGCTCCGTCACGGAGACCGCCCGTCTCCTCGGCGTAGACGGGGACCGCTACCGGGCGCTCGTCGAGCCCTCGGTACGGCACTGGGACGCGCTGGCCGCGGACACGATGGGCCCGCTGCTGCGCATCCCCTCGCACCCGCTGCTGCTCGCCCGGTTCGGGCTGCCGACCACCCTGCCGGCCACCGCCATGGCCCGGCTCTTCCGCAATCCTCAGACGCGTGGACTGTGGGCCGGGATCGCCGCCCACGCCTTCCGCCCGCTCGGCCGTCCGCTCACCTCGGCCATCGGCCTCGGCATCCTGGTCGCCGGGCACGCGGCGGGGTGGGCCGTCGCCGAAGGCGGCTCGCAGTCCATCGCCGGCGCGCTGGAGAAGGCGCTGCGCGAGTACGGCGGGACCGTTCGGACGGGCGTCCGGATCACCGACCACCGGCAGATCCCGGCCGCCGACGTGACCCTGCTCGACCTCGACCCCGGCCAGGTGGCCGCCATCTACGGCGACCGGCTGCCCGCCCGTACCCGGTCCGCCTACCGGCGTTTCCGCCGGGGCCCCGGCGCCTTCAAGATCGACCTGGCGGTCGAGGGCGGCATCCCCTGGACCCACGACCGCGCCCGGCACTCCGGGACCGTGCACCTGGGCGGCACCATCGACGAGATCGCGCGGGGCGAGCGGGACGTGACGGCCGGACGCATGCCGGAGCGGCCGTTCGTCCTGGTCGGCCAGCAGTACCTGGCCGACCCCGGCCGCTCGGTCGGCGACGTGCACCCGGTCTGGGCCTACGCCCATGTCCCGAACGGCTACACCGGGGACGCCACGGAGGCGATCCTGCGGCAGATCGAACGGTTCGCCCCCGGCGCCCGCGAGCGGATCGTGGGCCTCGGCGCCACCGCCCCGGCCGACTTCGCCGCCGCCAACGCCAACTTCGCCGGGGGTGACATCCTCACCGGCGCCAAGACGGTGCGCCAGCTCGTCCTGGGCCCCCGTCCCGCCCTCGACCCCTACACCACCGGCCTGCCAGGCGTCTTCCTCTGCTCGGCGGCCACCCCACCGGGGCCCGGAGCGCACGGGATGTGCGGGGCGGGAGCGGCGGCCTCCGCCCTGCGGCACCTCGGCGCGGCCTGA
- a CDS encoding DUF3556 domain-containing protein, which produces MGFMKPRLLPVDAGTYRALSRRDRLEALTRHWVEHGFGSPAAVYLFYVVKCALYAGGAALVISLTPGLGPVTEVASWWSEPIVYQKLIVFTLLWEVTGLGCGSGPLSSRFLPPIGSALYWLRPGTVRLPPWPGKVPFTRGDRRTLADVLLYAAVLASGVWLLGRPGSSGHGGLLDPVAALPLIVTVAVLGLRDKTVFLAARGEQYWLSLLVFFFPHGDMLIGFELIMLAIWWGAATSKLNHHFPFVVATMMSNAPLVPNRLKPLFYRDHPRDLRPSRLSFLLAHVGTATEYLVPLYLVFLGDGGPWTWAALLYMVVFHLHILSTIPMGVPLEWNLFFVFSLFFLFGAHGDLTVWDLHSPWLLAVILPSLVLLPLLGNLRPDLVSFLPAMRYYAGNWATSAWLFTGDALDRLGSGLTTSARLAPHQMVTLYDADTALLLAAKAEGWRSMHSHGRALNGLVERVTQDQDGVTVVEGELIAGFAIGWNFGEGHLHDDQLLRAVQTRCAFAPGEVRVICLEGQPLHRQTQSYEIHDAALGLLESGHVAVRDMLTRQPWPTDGADYPVYDVRSARPAAEPRPLDSTS; this is translated from the coding sequence ATGGGCTTCATGAAACCCCGGCTGCTCCCCGTCGACGCCGGAACCTACCGCGCCCTGTCCCGCCGCGACCGGCTGGAGGCCCTGACCCGGCACTGGGTCGAGCACGGCTTCGGCAGCCCGGCGGCGGTGTACCTGTTCTACGTCGTCAAGTGCGCGCTCTACGCCGGCGGCGCGGCGCTGGTGATCTCGCTGACGCCGGGCCTCGGACCGGTCACCGAGGTGGCGTCCTGGTGGTCCGAGCCGATCGTCTACCAGAAGCTGATCGTCTTCACCCTGCTGTGGGAGGTGACCGGACTCGGCTGCGGCTCCGGCCCGCTGTCCTCGCGCTTCCTCCCGCCGATCGGCTCCGCCCTGTACTGGCTGCGCCCCGGTACCGTCCGCCTGCCTCCGTGGCCCGGCAAGGTGCCGTTCACCCGGGGCGACCGGCGCACCCTCGCCGACGTGCTGCTCTACGCCGCCGTACTCGCCTCCGGCGTCTGGCTGCTCGGCCGACCCGGCTCGTCCGGACACGGGGGCCTGCTCGACCCGGTGGCCGCCCTGCCGCTCATCGTGACCGTGGCGGTGCTGGGGCTGCGCGACAAGACCGTCTTCCTCGCCGCGCGCGGGGAGCAGTACTGGCTGTCGCTGCTGGTGTTCTTCTTCCCCCACGGCGACATGCTCATCGGCTTCGAGCTGATCATGCTGGCGATCTGGTGGGGCGCGGCCACCTCCAAGCTCAACCACCACTTCCCCTTCGTGGTCGCCACCATGATGAGCAACGCCCCCCTGGTCCCGAACCGGCTCAAGCCCCTCTTCTACCGCGACCACCCGCGCGACCTGCGCCCCTCCCGCCTGTCCTTCCTGCTGGCGCACGTCGGCACCGCCACCGAGTACCTCGTCCCGCTGTACCTGGTCTTCCTCGGCGACGGCGGCCCGTGGACCTGGGCGGCCCTGCTCTACATGGTCGTCTTCCACCTGCACATCCTGTCGACCATCCCCATGGGGGTGCCGCTGGAGTGGAACCTCTTCTTCGTCTTCTCGCTCTTCTTCCTCTTCGGCGCCCACGGCGACCTCACGGTGTGGGACCTCCACTCGCCCTGGCTGCTCGCGGTGATCCTGCCGAGCCTCGTGCTGCTCCCGCTCCTCGGCAACCTCCGCCCCGACCTCGTCTCCTTCCTGCCCGCGATGCGCTACTACGCGGGCAACTGGGCCACCAGCGCCTGGCTGTTCACCGGGGACGCGCTCGACCGGCTCGGATCGGGCCTGACCACCAGCGCCCGGCTCGCCCCGCACCAGATGGTGACCCTCTACGACGCCGACACCGCCCTGCTGCTCGCCGCCAAGGCGGAGGGCTGGCGGTCCATGCACTCCCACGGCCGTGCCCTCAACGGCCTGGTGGAGCGCGTCACCCAGGACCAGGACGGGGTCACCGTGGTGGAGGGCGAGCTGATCGCGGGCTTCGCCATCGGCTGGAACTTCGGCGAGGGCCACCTCCACGACGACCAACTGCTGCGCGCCGTACAGACCCGCTGCGCCTTCGCGCCCGGCGAGGTGCGGGTGATCTGTTTGGAGGGGCAGCCCCTTCACCGGCAGACTCAGTCCTATGAGATCCACGACGCGGCCCTGGGCCTGCTGGAGAGCGGCCATGTCGCGGTGCGCGACATGCTGACCCGTCAGCCGTGGCCCACCGACGGGGCCGACTACCCGGTGTACGACGTACGGTCCGCGCGTCCGGCGGCCGAGCCGCGCCCGCTGGACAGCACCTCATGA
- a CDS encoding PucR family transcriptional regulator has protein sequence MPTEQALVSQLVDRLRGTREAMIADLVRLTLVQIDALDHDAATRSLLEASLSENVVAGLNFLQQDFDPELLEAPSAAVAYARVLAQRDVPLSALVRAYRIGHSRVLDHAFAHLDALPAEHRVSLVLDVVRRSALFIDQICEQVGRAYERERERWVASQGGVRQQWVGALLGGGPVDRAAAERALRYPLDAVHVACTLWPVGAMTSFDLVTAVDEVRVHAMAVLRARAALVVPTDEREARLWLALPAGGELRWRDDLAAPGGTVLHAAVGRPGTGLEGFRASARQSAQVREILATKLTGAVPRGAAHWVHYGEVAPVALMAGDLPAVRDFVTGTLGELARRDARGATLRETLRVFLAHRRSHAAAAQAMNLHRNSVQYRVRQAAALLPDGPADDFNVRAALLAAHWLGDAVLR, from the coding sequence ATGCCGACAGAACAGGCCCTGGTCAGCCAGTTGGTCGACCGACTGCGCGGGACGAGGGAGGCGATGATCGCCGACCTGGTCCGGCTGACCCTCGTGCAGATCGACGCCCTCGACCACGATGCCGCCACCCGCTCCCTGCTGGAGGCGAGCCTGAGCGAGAACGTGGTGGCCGGGCTCAACTTCCTCCAGCAGGACTTCGACCCGGAGCTGCTGGAGGCCCCGTCCGCGGCCGTGGCGTACGCGCGGGTGCTGGCCCAGCGCGATGTGCCGCTGTCGGCGCTGGTCCGCGCCTACCGCATCGGCCACTCCCGCGTGCTGGACCACGCCTTCGCCCACCTCGACGCCCTGCCCGCCGAGCACCGGGTGTCGCTCGTCCTCGACGTGGTGCGCCGCTCGGCGCTGTTCATCGACCAGATCTGCGAGCAGGTGGGCCGCGCCTACGAGCGGGAGCGGGAGCGGTGGGTGGCGAGCCAGGGCGGAGTGCGCCAGCAGTGGGTGGGCGCGCTGCTCGGCGGCGGCCCGGTGGACCGCGCGGCCGCCGAGCGGGCGCTGCGCTACCCGCTGGACGCGGTGCATGTCGCCTGCACGCTGTGGCCGGTGGGCGCGATGACGTCGTTCGACCTGGTCACCGCCGTGGACGAGGTGCGCGTCCACGCCATGGCGGTGCTGCGGGCGCGTGCGGCGCTGGTGGTGCCGACCGACGAGCGCGAGGCCCGGCTGTGGCTGGCCCTGCCCGCCGGGGGCGAGCTGCGGTGGCGGGACGACCTGGCCGCGCCCGGGGGAACGGTGCTGCACGCCGCCGTGGGGCGGCCGGGCACCGGCCTGGAGGGCTTCCGGGCGTCGGCCCGGCAGTCCGCCCAGGTCAGGGAGATCCTGGCCACGAAGCTGACCGGGGCGGTGCCACGCGGCGCCGCCCACTGGGTGCACTACGGCGAGGTCGCGCCGGTCGCGCTGATGGCGGGTGACCTGCCCGCGGTACGGGACTTCGTGACGGGCACGCTCGGGGAGCTGGCCCGGCGCGACGCGCGCGGCGCCACCCTGCGGGAGACGCTGAGGGTCTTCCTCGCCCATCGCCGCAGCCACGCGGCCGCCGCCCAGGCGATGAACCTGCACCGCAACTCGGTCCAGTACCGGGTGCGCCAGGCCGCCGCGCTGCTGCCGGACGGTCCGGCGGACGATTTCAACGTGCGGGCCGCGCTGCTGGCCGCGCACTGGCTCGGGGACGCCGTCCTCAGGTGA